A segment of the Deltaproteobacteria bacterium genome:
CCCGCGATAGCCCGTCGGGGAGCCCTCCTAGTCGTTTCCGGCCAGCCACGTCTCCTGCACGAGCCGCGCGGCCGGGCTCGGAGGTGGTGCGCACGAGAGCAGCCATTCGGTCCCACGCAGCGAGCGCGCCTCGAGCAGCACCTCGCGGCGTTCGCCACGGCGCGAGACGACCACGCGGTGCGGTCCGGGGCTCCACAGGTCGCGTACCCAACCGGGACCGGGAGGGGCGCCGTCGATGGTGAGGATCCGGTCTCGACGCACGACCCCGGCCCGCATGGCGGGGCTTCCGGGGACGACCGCCGTGACCTCGAGTTCGTCGCGTACGCGGCGGGCGACGAGCCCGATGTGGGGTCTGACGGCCGACGGCTTCTTCCGCAAGGTGAGCCCGGCGCGGGTCAGCGTGGCGTGATTGCCGAGCTCGCCGGGGCGGTCGACCCAGCTGGCGAGCAAGGCCACGAGCTCTGCTCCGCCGACGGACCGGAGGAGGGCGTCCAGGTCGGAGCGTCCGAGGCCCACCACCCCCGAGGCCGCCGCGCGCCTGTCGAGCTGCTTGAGCAGGCCGAGCAGCGTCGTACGACCGCCGCTTCGCGCGCGCAGCTCGAGGTCGAGGAGCAGCGCCACGAGGTGCCCCTTCGCGTAGATCGAGAGCGCCGGCTCGGCAGGATCCCGAGGGGGCCAGAAGGCGTCGCGGGCCGCGTCGGTCAGGCTCTGCCTCAGGCGGGCCGGCGTCTCCGTGATGCGATTGATCTCTCGCGTCAGCGCCGCGAGGTAGCCGGGCTCGCTCAGCAGGTGCGCGGCACGCAGCGTGCGAAAGGCGAAGTAGTCGGTCACTCCCTCGGTGAACCAGAGCAGCCCGGAGGGCTTCGGCTCCGCGTAGTCGTAGACGCGGTGCTCGCTCGGGCGAATGCGCTTCCCGTTCCAGAGGTGGAAGTGTTCGTGCGCGACGATGTAGAGGAGGTCGGCGTACCACTCGGCGTTCGTCAGGGCCACGCGGGGGATCACGATCGAGGCGCCGCGCTCGTGTTCCAGCGCGGCGTACCTCTCGCGCTCGGAGTCGGTGGTGTGGATGAGGAGGAGGTAACGCTCGTACGGGAGGCCCCCCATCCAGCGTGCTTGCGTCGCGACGATGCGCCGGATGTGGTCGAGGAGTCTCTTGGGGACGGTCCGGTGCTCGGCGTCGTGCAGCACCACGGAGATTCGCGCCTGGCCGTGGCGGATGGTGGCCTCGACGAAGGTGCCGACCTCGATCGGAGCGTCCGCGAGCTCGTCGTAGCTGCGCGCGCGGTAGGTCAGAGGAGCGGAGCCCTCGCGCGGCAGGGGGACCGCGGCGCGCCACCCCTTCGGGGGCTGGAGGCGGAGGAGATGCGGACGCTGCCGGGCCTCGGGGAGCAGCACGAAGACCGAGGGTCCGGAGAGCGCGGCGTGCCGGTCGTCCAGGTGGCTGGTGTCGTCTCCGAGCTCGCCGGCGTAGACGCGGTAGCGTACCGAGACCCGCTCGGGGCCGGGCGAAGCGCCCGCGGCTTTCGGCGGGTCGCGCTCGATGCGCCAGCCTGCGGCGCCTTGTCGCACCCAGCGCAGGCGGTCCCCGGACGCCGTCCGCCCGCCCGTCGGGGTCACGTTGCGCAGCCAGTCCCGCCGGCGATAGGCCCCAGGGGTCCAGGCGGGCATCACCACCGACAGCGGTAGCGTCGTCGAGAGCTCCACCTCGACGTGCACCTGCTGGCGTGCGGGGTCCGGAAAGCGGACCGTGTACCGGACCGCTCCCGCCGGCGTCTCGGCGCGGGCCTGGACGCAGAGCGTCACGGCCCAGAGCACGACGATTGGTCTGACCCCCACGGAACAATGCACCTTGCGCTTCCGTTTCACCATCGGCTAAAAACGACCGGCCTTATCGCTTGGATAGGCGCTATTCCTTCAAAGGAGAAATCGTAACATGTCGAAGGTATCAGGACTGCTGTATCTGCCGCTCGCGGCGGGGCTCGTTCTTTCCGGGTGCAGCAGCAACGGCGGCACCACGACGGCTGACGGTGGCACGACCAAGACCGACGGGAGCACCACCAAGACCGACAGCTCCACCCCCCCGCCGACGGAGATCAAGTGCAACAACGACTGCAAGGATCTGGTGCTGAACCGGATCCTGCTGCCCTCGAGCCCGACCGAGGCGCAGAAGTTCGCGGTGGACTTCAACAACGACGGCACGAAGGATAACGCCCTCGGGTCGATCCTCAGCGCCCTGTCGGCAGTGGCCAAGGACCTCACCCTCCAAGCGTCGATCGATCACAACGTGAACCAGGGCAAGGCGCTCATCCTCCTGCGGCTACAGGCCAAGGACTTCGCGAACGCCCCGAGCGCGGCGGCCCAGGCCTGGCTCGGCAAGCAAACGGCGTGCTGCACGAGCACTGCGGCCGGCGAGGAGAGCAAGTGTGCCGACGAGGCCGCGAAGACCTGCTTCGCCGGAAGCGGCGAGTTCGAGATCGACCCGACCGCTCCGAAGGACGCCCTCTTCGGCGGCTCGATCACCTCGGGCGCCATCAAGTTCGGCCCCGCGAAGCTGAACATCTCGCTCCCCATCACGGATGCCGGGACGCTCACCGTTTCGCTTCAGAAGGCGCAGTTCATGGGCAAGTTCGACGGCTCGAAGATCACCGAGGGCGTGCTCGCCGGTGGCGTGACCAAGGCCGACCTCGACAACAACGTCATTCCGACCGTGGCGACCCTCCTCGACAAGACGGCGAAGGACCCGAAGACGTCGGCCACGACGAAGAACCAGATCCTGAACCTCTTCGACGCCAACAAGGACGGCACGATCACCAAGGACGAGGTGGCGAAGAACGATCTGATCAAGACCTTCCTCGCCGGCGACGTGGACGTGGACGGCGACGGGACCCCGGAGCTGTCGCTGGGCATCGGCTTCAGCGCCGTCCTGGCCAAGATCAAGTAGCGCCCGCTTCGACCCCCTCGCGTCTTCCCCTGGGCCTATCTCGGGCCCGCCCCTCCCCGTAAGAGCACGAGCCCTGCGGCGACTGCCGCGCCGAGGCACACGACCGCCAGAGCTGCGGGGTGCGGCCACAGCGCGACCACGCCGAGAAGCACGCCGTGCAGCGCGAACCCCGTGGGAGCGCAGAGGGCAGCCCCGCGCAGTCGGGTCGGTGCTCTCAGGCCGATCACCGTGGCGCAGAGCCCAAGCGCCAGGCAGGAGGCTGCAGCACTCCAGGGCCTCAAGGGGTCGCGCGCCAGGCCGGCCAGGAAGCCGAAGTGCGGGCGCAACGAGCGCTCGAGTGGCACGCGCAGGGTGAGTCGTGCGAAGCGCAGTCGCTCCGGAGCGCTGTGGAGCTGCCCCGCGAGGAGCTCGCCGTTCGCGAGCTCGAGCGAAACGGCGAGCGAGCGCCCGGCGGCGAGCGACAGCCTGGCGCTCTCCGCGGCGAGGAGACGGTGTTCTCTCGGCGCAGCGAGGAAGAGGTGCGAGACGCGAAGCTCGTTCGGCGCGGAGGGCAGGCGCGCGTCGAAATAGATCGTGTGCCCGTCGAGGAGCGTGTTGAAGGATCGTGGCGCCGCGCCGAGCAGCAGCGCGCGTCCGGCAGCCGAGAGGACGCGCGTCTCGAGCGACCGCAGCGCGGGCCGCTCGACGATGATGACCAGCAGCACGGACGCGGCCGTCGTTCCTACCGTGAGGAGCAGTCCCGGGCGCGCGAGGGTGAGCGGACCTGCCCCGGCGCTCCGCAGAGACAGGAGCTCTCCCGACTCCGCCAGGCTGCCGAGGGAATAGATCTGCGCTGTCGCGAGGCCGAGCGGCAGGGCGAAGGCGACGAGTGTGGGAAGGCTGAGCAGCAGCAGGGCGCCGACCGAGGTCGCGTCGAGTCCCGCCCCCGTCAGGTGGTGCCCGAGGCGGGCAGCCTGCAGAGCGAAGACCAATGCGGGGATCAGCACGAGGCAGAGGCCGAGGGGGGCGAGAGCTCGTCGGAGCAGATAGCGGACGAAGAGCGGCACGGGGCTACGGAGTAGCACAGACCGCGCCCTGGCGGGCTACCTCCGGGAGCTAGCCCCGGATGGCCGCCATCGACGCCGCGTGCTTCGCGTCCAGGTACTTCTCCAGCTGCTGCGTCGTGCTGGCGATCAACCGTTTGGCTTCGTCCATCTGCTCCTGGGCCCGCCCGACCCGCTCCTGGGCTCGCTCCCCCTCGACCTCGATGAGGGCGCGTTCGTGCTCGAGGTGCGCCTTCTGTCCGGGGAACCAGTCCCCTTTGCCCAGGGACTCGGACACTCCTCGCCCCGCGGTCAGGAGATGCTGCACGACGCCCGGCTTGCAGACGCTTGCACCCAGACCGGCGCCGACGGCCGTGAGCCCCACGCCGAGCTGGAGCCATCCCGAGGCGGCGGTCGCCTCGGCCATCTCGCGCAGTTTCTCGGCCGCCGCCAGGCGCTGTCCGATGCGGGATTCCTGCGCCGCCTGACGGGTCGTTCGCGCCGTGCCGAGCACCTGCTGCTGGTGGTCTACGCTCGCAATGAGGGCGGCGGTCCCCATGTCCGCCTCGGTTCCAGCCAGGGATTCGGTCAGGTTCGTGTTCGAGATGCGCATCGGTTTCTCCTCGGTGGCGGTGCGTGTGTCTGCTTATCGGACGCTGGCCTGCGTGGTTGCGTTGAGCGCCTTCAAGGAGTCGAGCGCGAGCTGCATGGCGCGCTTCACACCGTCCAGACTCTCACGCATCACCTCCCGGGCGTCCTGCACGGCGCTGGAGGCCTTGTCCGCGAGGGCCTCGGCCTCGGTGGCCTTGGCCTCGGCGCGCAGGGCGCGGGCGTCTTCGAACCGACCGAAGGCCGTGGCCGAGGCCGAGGAGAGCTGGAGCTGGAGCGACCCGACGGAGGCGAGCTTGCCGAGCGTCTTGCCGACCTCGCCGAGGAGCGGGCGCACGGCCTTCTCGGCGAACCTTCGCGTTCCTTCGGCCAAGGCCGTCTTGCCCAGCTTGGCGAAGGTCCCGGCCGTCGCATCCAGCAGGGCCTTCCCGCTGCCGACCACGCTCCCCGCCAGGGCCAGGCCGAAGCCGAGCCAGAAGCCGAGCTGACCCGGCACCGTGTGGGACACGACCATGGAGGCGGCGATCAGGGCGCCCGCCAGGATGCCGAGCGTGCCTCCGGTGAACACCGAGGCGACGGCCGACAGCGCCGCGGCGATGGCGCCGAAGATCTTGCCGAGGACGCCCCAGGTGTTCGAGCTCCGCTCGGCCTCGACCTTCTTCTGGAGCTGGTCGAGCCGCAGCTCTTGCTGGTGCTTCGCCGAGATGAGGTTCGCGCGAACCTTCGACTCGTTCGTGCTCGCTTGCTGCTGTCCCTGGTGGCAGCGGTGACGGAGCAGGTTGGAGACCGCGTCGGTGAAGGTACCTGCTCCGCCGAAGGCCTCGGCAGCGGCGGCGAGCTTCGCAACGGCCCCGTCGAGAAGGGGGATTCTCGAGGCTCCGGCGGCGGACGCGGCGAGGCCAGCGACGCGCTGGGCCTGCAGGTGGAGCTCCTCAGCCCGGTCCGACGCGGCCGCCGGCGGGACGGTGGCGGCACGCCCGTTCGGTCCTGCGCTCGAGGCGGCGGCCCCGTGAAGAAGCGAGCCGAGCACGTGGGCGGTCGAGGCGGTGCTGGTGATCTGCATGACGGTCTCCTGGTGGTTAGGAAGGGGTGACGCGCTCGAGGAGCTCCGAGGCCAGGTCTGCCCGGCCCATCGCGCGCAGGCAGGTGGCCTCCGAGGCGAGGTGCCCGGGACGTCGGCGGTCGAGGAGCGCCACGAGCTCGTAGCACGCGACCGCCGTGGCCGGATCGCCGAGGGCTTGCTTCAGCTCGGCGATGGCCAGCCAATAGCGTGCCGTGTAGGGGGCGAGGGACGCGAGAAGCCCGAAGATTTCCAGAGCGTCGTGGGGACTCCCATTGCGACGGAGCTGACCGCCGAGCTGCTCGAGCGCTGCCATCTCTCCGTCGGATAGCCCCACCACGTGCTGCAGCGACAGCTTTCCTTCGAGCACGTCCTGCGCCACGTCCCGCGCGAGCTCTGAGATCTTCGGGCTTCTGGGCATCGCGTCCTCTCCGAGGTGTCGGTCCTGCCCGGGCTCTGCCGTGGCGGACTAGCGGAAGTTCTGGATGATGGCGCCCGAGGTATCGTTCTGCTTCTTGATCAAGTTGCTCAGCAGCTCGACGGTCTGGCTCTTTCGGTTGACGAACTGATTGAGCCGGATGTTCTCGATCTCGCGGTCCGTGTCGATCTTCTGGGCCAGCTGCGTGAGCCGGTTGATGACCTTCTCGAAGGCGTCCTTGCTGAAGAGGTTTCCGTCCTCCTTGGGGGAGACCGGCTTCGTGTGGTCGGGCACGACGGAGATGCTTCCGGTCTTCGGGTCCGCCTTGTACTCGCTCTCGAACAGGACGTTGCCGTACTCCTTCTCGAAGCGACGCACGAGCTCTTCGAGGTGCTTCTGCTCGCCGCCGCTGTAATCGGTCCAGTGCTTCAGCGGCGCACTCGGATCGTACAGCTTGCTGGCCAGTTCGTACTTCGCCACGTACTCGTCGTCGCCGACCGCCTTCGCGCAGTCGGCCGCCACCTGCATCAGGCGGCGCGCCTTGGTGATGTCGGCGTCGATGGACTGGCGCATCCCTTTCAGGAGGTCCATGGACTTGATCTGCTGCGTGGCGCGCTGGTCGGCCTCCCTCACCTGGCTGGCCAGGATCTGGAAGATGATGTCGTCGCCGCCCATGCCGGTCATCCCGGCGAGGATCGCGTCGATGTTCGAGGCGGCGGCGTCCTGCGCCTCCTCGGCCCCGGAGCGTGCGGCCTGAGCGCGGCCCGGGTTCTGCTGGTGTGCGTAGTTCTGGAAGCCGAAACCGAAGGCGGCGTTGGTCATCATCATGGCGCTTCTCCTGTCTGTTCGCGGTGTGGTGGTTAGGCCCGGATCATCCGGACGGGACCTTGGTGGTTCAGGGACGCGAGATCGGGCCGGCTGATCTCCTCCCAGCTCACGCCGCCCTGGCCGAGTTCTCGCTCGATCCGCGCGGCGGCGGCGCGCGCGGCGTGGCTAGGCAGAGTGGCGGCGCGCGAGGCCAGGTGGTCGAGCGCCCGCGGCGTCAGACCGAGGCGGGCCAGCACCTGCTCCAGCTGGCGATCCACCTGGGCGTTGCGTGCTTCGAGGCGCCGCTGAATCGTGTCGGCGCTGGCTCTCAGGGAGTGGGTCATCGTCGTCTCCTCGTTCGCGTCGGGGGAGTTATCGGGGGGGCGCGGCTTGCGTTGCGCGAGGGGAGGGCACTTTCTTGGGGCGGGGAAGGGGCGGCCGCAGGGAGTGGTCCGACCATGCGCGGGTGGCAGACGCTGGCCCGAACTCTAGTGGTATGGTCGCGATATGGCTGAGCTCACCCCGTACCCCCTGCCGGCGCTGGCCTCCCGCATGTTCCGGGAGCTGGAGCGCCACGAGCGCATCTACGACCTCCCCCGGCGGAAGTTCTTCCTGGGGGACGCGGAGCGGGATCTCTCGGTGACGATTCACGGCCGGCGGGCGGCGACCCCCTTCGGTCCGGCCGCGGGGCCGCACACCCAGCTGGCGCAGAATCTGGTCCTCGGCTGGCTCGGTGGCGGGCGCATCTTCGAGCTGAAGACCGTGCAGGAGAACGACCGACTGACCATCCCGCGCCCCTGCATCGACATGCAGACGGTGGGCTACAACGTGGAGTGGTCGCAGGAGCTGCGGCTCGAGGAATCCCTCGAGGAGTACGTGAAGGGGGCGATGCTCATCTGCATGCTCCGCGAGAGCGGACGGCTCGGGCTCTCACCCGATTTTGGCGACACGGTCTTCGACATGAGTGTGGGCTACGACCTGCGAGGGATTCAGGGTCCCCGGGTGGCGGCCTTCATCCGCGGGCTCCTGGACGCGCGACCGACGATCGACCGTCTGCGAGGCGAGCTGACCGGAGAGCTCCGCGCGTACCGCGACCTGGACTACCCGGCGCGCCTTTCGGACACGCTCACGCTCAGCACCTTCCACGGCTGTCCGCCGCAGGAGATCGAGCAGATCGTCGCCCACCTGATGCGCGAGCACGGACTGCATTGCGTGGTGAAGCTGAACCCGACCCTCCTCGGGCAGGCGGATCTCGGGCGCATCCTGCACGAGATCCTCGGCTACTCCGAGCTGCGTGTCCCCGACAGCGCCTTCGCGAGCGATACGACGTGGGCGCAGGCGGAGGGGATCGTGGAGCGCCTCGGGGCGCTCGGACGGAGCCTGGGGCTCGGCCTCGGCGTGAAGTTTACGAACACGCTGATCGTGGAGAACCACCGTTCCTTTTTTTCCGCTGCCGAGAAGGTGATGTATCTCTCGGGTCCGCCGCTGCACGTGCTGGCGATCCAGCTCGTGGACCGCTTTCGGCAGCGCTTCGGGGACGCCTACCCGGTTTCGTTCTCGGCGGGGATCGACCGGGCCAACTTCGCAGAGGCGGTCGCTCTCGGGCTGGCTCCCGTCACCGTGTGCAGCGACCTCCTCCAGCCGGGAGGCTACGGGCGGGCGCGGGGCTACTTCGAGGCGCTCACGAAACGCATGGCCGAGAGCGGGTCTCGCACGCTCGCGGAGTACACGGTTCGTGGCTTCGGTCGGGGGGCGGAGGCGCTGGCCGCGCTCGGTCTGCCCGAAGACGACCCGCGGCGGCGTGCGTGCGCAGCGGCCCTCGGCTCGGGCGGCGATCTGAAGGCGGCGGCCGGGGACGAGCTGTTCAGCCGATGGGTCTCGGCGGCGCGGCTGGAGAACGCGGCGCGCTACGCTGAGCGCGTGCTCGAGGACCCGCGGTACGGGGGGGCGCAGAACCAGAAGCCCCCCAAGAAGGTCGGTCGCCGGCTCCAGCTCTTCGACTGCCTGACCTGCGACAAGTGCATTCCCGTCTGTCCGAACCACGCGAACTTCGCCTTCGACCTCGCCCCGACGACGATCCCGCTGCTCACGGTCTGGCGCGACGGCGGCGTCTGGCAGCACCGCGTGGAGGGAGAGCTCGCGCTCGCGCAGCCGCACCAGATCGGAACGTTTCACGACTTTTGCAATGAGTGCGGAAATTGCGACGTATTTTGTCCCGAGGACGGAGGCCCTTACGTCCTGAAGCCGCGCTTCTTCGGTACCGAGGAGAGCTATCGGCGGTTCTCCGGGCACGACGGGTTCTGGGTCACGAAGCGGGGAGACGCGTTGCGCGTGCACGCCCGTTTTCGCGGGACCGAGTACACGCTCGAGCGGGTGGGCGACGAGCTGTCGTACGGCGGGCCCGGATTCGCGCTGCGCTTCGAGCCGCGCGATCTGCCGGCCACGCTTCGAGGGGATGCGGCAGGAGAGGTGGACCTTTCCTACGGCTTCATCATGGACGCAGTGGCGAGAAGCGTCTTGTCGGAAGGGGAGGACAACTACGTGGCGACGCTGGCGCGGCTGCCGCCTTAGCGCTGCACTCCCGAAAAGATGACGGCGAGCTGTTCGTCAGGGCGCAGGCGCAGCCTGTCCCGCGACGCGAGGAGCCCGGCCAGCCCGGCGGCCCCGGTGGGGTCGACCGGTATCCCCGTGGCCCGGCTCCCGAGGGCCTGGGCCGCCCGCAGCGCGGCCTCGTCGGCCAGCACCGGGTAGCCACCCGAGAGGAGCATCGCCCGCACGATGGAGAGCCAGTCGTAGGTCTCGTCGTCGAGAATGCCGTGCGCCACGCTGTGCGGCTCCTCCTCCCACGGCCACATGAACTCCGAGCGGTGGGTCGCTGCGAAGCGGAGCGCTTCGGCCACCAGGGCGGGCCAGCCGTGGAGCTCGATCATCTGGGCCTGTGCCGCGTCGTCGGTGGGGTCAGGCCACCTCTCGACGGCAC
Coding sequences within it:
- a CDS encoding M61 family metallopeptidase, encoding MGVRPIVVLWAVTLCVQARAETPAGAVRYTVRFPDPARQQVHVEVELSTTLPLSVVMPAWTPGAYRRRDWLRNVTPTGGRTASGDRLRWVRQGAAGWRIERDPPKAAGASPGPERVSVRYRVYAGELGDDTSHLDDRHAALSGPSVFVLLPEARQRPHLLRLQPPKGWRAAVPLPREGSAPLTYRARSYDELADAPIEVGTFVEATIRHGQARISVVLHDAEHRTVPKRLLDHIRRIVATQARWMGGLPYERYLLLIHTTDSERERYAALEHERGASIVIPRVALTNAEWYADLLYIVAHEHFHLWNGKRIRPSEHRVYDYAEPKPSGLLWFTEGVTDYFAFRTLRAAHLLSEPGYLAALTREINRITETPARLRQSLTDAARDAFWPPRDPAEPALSIYAKGHLVALLLDLELRARSGGRTTLLGLLKQLDRRAAASGVVGLGRSDLDALLRSVGGAELVALLASWVDRPGELGNHATLTRAGLTLRKKPSAVRPHIGLVARRVRDELEVTAVVPGSPAMRAGVVRRDRILTIDGAPPGPGWVRDLWSPGPHRVVVSRRGERREVLLEARSLRGTEWLLSCAPPPSPAARLVQETWLAGND
- a CDS encoding LptF/LptG family permease, which codes for MLLRSPVPLFVRYLLRRALAPLGLCLVLIPALVFALQAARLGHHLTGAGLDATSVGALLLLSLPTLVAFALPLGLATAQIYSLGSLAESGELLSLRSAGAGPLTLARPGLLLTVGTTAASVLLVIIVERPALRSLETRVLSAAGRALLLGAAPRSFNTLLDGHTIYFDARLPSAPNELRVSHLFLAAPREHRLLAAESARLSLAAGRSLAVSLELANGELLAGQLHSAPERLRFARLTLRVPLERSLRPHFGFLAGLARDPLRPWSAAASCLALGLCATVIGLRAPTRLRGAALCAPTGFALHGVLLGVVALWPHPAALAVVCLGAAVAAGLVLLRGGAGPR
- a CDS encoding glutamate synthase, yielding MAELTPYPLPALASRMFRELERHERIYDLPRRKFFLGDAERDLSVTIHGRRAATPFGPAAGPHTQLAQNLVLGWLGGGRIFELKTVQENDRLTIPRPCIDMQTVGYNVEWSQELRLEESLEEYVKGAMLICMLRESGRLGLSPDFGDTVFDMSVGYDLRGIQGPRVAAFIRGLLDARPTIDRLRGELTGELRAYRDLDYPARLSDTLTLSTFHGCPPQEIEQIVAHLMREHGLHCVVKLNPTLLGQADLGRILHEILGYSELRVPDSAFASDTTWAQAEGIVERLGALGRSLGLGLGVKFTNTLIVENHRSFFSAAEKVMYLSGPPLHVLAIQLVDRFRQRFGDAYPVSFSAGIDRANFAEAVALGLAPVTVCSDLLQPGGYGRARGYFEALTKRMAESGSRTLAEYTVRGFGRGAEALAALGLPEDDPRRRACAAALGSGGDLKAAAGDELFSRWVSAARLENAARYAERVLEDPRYGGAQNQKPPKKVGRRLQLFDCLTCDKCIPVCPNHANFAFDLAPTTIPLLTVWRDGGVWQHRVEGELALAQPHQIGTFHDFCNECGNCDVFCPEDGGPYVLKPRFFGTEESYRRFSGHDGFWVTKRGDALRVHARFRGTEYTLERVGDELSYGGPGFALRFEPRDLPATLRGDAAGEVDLSYGFIMDAVARSVLSEGEDNYVATLARLPP